One genomic region from Verrucomicrobiia bacterium encodes:
- a CDS encoding NUDIX domain-containing protein, with protein sequence MSAEKDKKNMYCYRYPHPAVTVDCIIFAIHENDLKVLLIQRGADPYKNHWALPGGFVEINESVDVAAERELAEETGMEKIFLEQLYTFGEPKRDPRERVISVAYYSLVRLKEHRPVAGSDALNTCWYPIRQLPPLAFDHSQVMAMAIKRLQGKVIYAPIIFDLLPGKFRLNQLRKVYEIILEKPIDAEGFRKKILATGMLTPLNEFDSTESGPPARLYRFDKKRYQKMLEEGFTFEIKPDAPKKPAPKA encoded by the coding sequence ATGAGCGCGGAAAAAGACAAGAAGAACATGTATTGCTACCGTTACCCGCATCCAGCGGTGACGGTGGATTGCATCATCTTCGCCATCCACGAGAACGATCTCAAAGTCCTGCTCATCCAGCGCGGTGCTGATCCCTATAAGAATCACTGGGCTCTGCCTGGCGGTTTCGTGGAGATCAATGAGAGCGTGGACGTCGCTGCTGAGCGCGAGCTCGCGGAAGAGACGGGCATGGAAAAGATTTTCCTCGAGCAGCTTTACACGTTTGGTGAACCGAAACGCGATCCCCGTGAGCGCGTCATCAGCGTGGCGTATTACTCTCTCGTCCGTTTGAAGGAGCACCGTCCGGTCGCAGGCTCGGACGCGTTGAATACTTGCTGGTATCCCATCCGTCAGTTGCCGCCGCTGGCGTTTGATCATAGCCAGGTCATGGCCATGGCCATCAAGCGGTTGCAGGGCAAGGTCATCTACGCGCCGATCATTTTTGATCTGTTGCCCGGTAAGTTCCGCTTGAACCAGCTCCGCAAGGTTTACGAAATCATTTTGGAAAAGCCGATCGATGCCGAAGGGTTCCGGAAGAAGATTCTGGCCACCGGCATGCTGACTCCGCTGAACGAATTTGACAGCACTGAGAGCGGCCCGCCTGCCCGCCTCTACCGGTTCGACAAAAAGCGCTACCAGAAGATGCTGGAAGAGGGCTTCACGTTCGAGATCAAGCCGGACGCACCCAAAAAGCCCGCACCCAAGGCATGA
- the pncA gene encoding bifunctional nicotinamidase/pyrazinamidase: MSNKALIIVDVQNDFVPGGALAVRGGDEVVDVINRLQTEFDIIVATQDWHPKNHGSFASNHSDRKPGDLIDLNGLEQILWPDHCVQGTKGAEFVKGLNTFRIKRIFHKGTDPEIDSYSALYDNGHRKSTGLADYLKGLGVTDVYIAGLATDYCVKFTALDARQVGFNVYLVTAGCRGVNLKPDDSKNAIEEMRKAGIHIE, from the coding sequence ATGAGCAACAAGGCGCTGATCATAGTAGACGTTCAGAATGACTTTGTGCCAGGAGGCGCCCTGGCAGTACGCGGCGGCGACGAAGTGGTGGACGTGATCAACCGGCTCCAGACGGAGTTCGATATCATCGTCGCCACGCAAGACTGGCATCCCAAGAACCACGGCAGCTTCGCTTCCAATCACTCGGACCGGAAACCGGGTGATCTCATCGATTTAAACGGTCTGGAACAGATCCTCTGGCCAGACCACTGTGTGCAAGGCACCAAAGGCGCGGAGTTCGTCAAGGGCCTGAACACCTTCCGTATCAAACGAATTTTTCACAAGGGCACTGATCCAGAGATCGACAGTTATAGCGCCCTTTATGACAACGGCCACCGCAAGTCCACCGGGTTGGCGGACTACCTGAAAGGTCTCGGGGTCACTGACGTTTACATCGCCGGGCTGGCGACCGACTACTGTGTGAAGTTCACAGCGTTGGATGCCCGGCAAGTTGGTTTCAACGTCTACCTCGTGACCGCAGGATGCCGGGGCGTAAATCTCAAACCGGACGATTCTAAAAATGCCATCGAGGAAATGCGCAAAGCCGGCATCCACATCGAATAG
- a CDS encoding CheR family methyltransferase, with product MNLEPFSLILQKASGLTLRNAAGVAATNFIEERQRSLGLNTPEDYQQRLEQDVEEKQRFIEAVAVLETWFHRDVVAFETLAKLAKDRLKKNPAPLRILCLPCSTGEEAYNIAAALIEAGLTPEQFTVDAVDINGSALKLAEAGEYKTAAFRKCPEEFRQKHFASVSEDTLRLTAEWKSLVKFRQGNLLQLETVASGEPYDFVFNRNLLIYFARPDQAKALAHLRQLLKPEGVIFVAAGEGGIFLANGFRTLRIPHAFAFRQAPPRQERPKVQPAAEGAEGKADEAAKAEGVDASAPASEASGDGSADPAGSENPEGAPATTAEGEQPAAAQQQPKPQRPERQPRQRQERPERQERGERPERPERQGQERPERAERPERGERTDKGERPERQEKSDKPEKQEKSERQPKQQQQPKETRRAASPEDTVDIIEDVKELAEAGNLVEAEAKLRGLLAGGSSDADAHFLMGLLQDAQGDAVKAIATYRRVVQLDGNHQEAVKMLIELAEMQGDTAELEKLHAKMNRILQRNQPRRLANKPETNPS from the coding sequence ATGAATCTCGAACCATTTTCACTCATTTTACAAAAAGCCAGCGGACTGACGCTCCGCAATGCAGCGGGTGTCGCAGCCACCAATTTCATCGAAGAACGCCAGCGTTCTCTCGGCCTCAATACGCCTGAGGATTACCAGCAACGTCTCGAACAGGATGTAGAAGAAAAGCAGCGTTTCATCGAAGCGGTTGCTGTCTTGGAGACTTGGTTCCATCGCGATGTTGTGGCCTTTGAGACATTGGCCAAGCTCGCGAAAGACCGCCTGAAGAAGAATCCCGCGCCCTTGCGCATCCTCTGCCTCCCCTGCTCCACGGGTGAGGAGGCTTACAACATTGCAGCGGCGCTGATCGAGGCTGGGCTGACACCCGAGCAATTCACTGTAGATGCCGTGGATATCAACGGCAGTGCGCTGAAACTCGCTGAAGCTGGCGAATATAAGACCGCCGCTTTCCGCAAGTGCCCGGAAGAATTTCGTCAGAAACATTTCGCAAGCGTTTCGGAGGATACGTTGCGCCTCACTGCCGAATGGAAGAGCTTGGTGAAATTCCGCCAGGGCAATCTCTTGCAGCTGGAGACGGTGGCAAGTGGTGAACCATACGATTTCGTTTTCAACCGCAATCTCCTCATCTACTTCGCACGGCCAGATCAAGCCAAAGCACTCGCGCATTTACGCCAGCTCCTCAAGCCCGAGGGTGTGATCTTTGTGGCCGCAGGTGAAGGCGGCATTTTCTTGGCGAATGGTTTCCGCACGTTGCGCATCCCGCATGCGTTCGCATTCCGTCAGGCGCCGCCGCGCCAGGAGCGGCCGAAAGTCCAGCCTGCTGCCGAAGGTGCAGAAGGTAAAGCAGACGAAGCTGCAAAAGCAGAGGGTGTGGATGCCTCGGCACCTGCAAGTGAAGCCTCTGGGGATGGAAGTGCAGATCCTGCTGGATCAGAGAATCCTGAAGGAGCTCCTGCCACAACTGCGGAAGGAGAGCAGCCAGCCGCTGCGCAACAACAGCCCAAGCCGCAACGTCCTGAACGGCAACCACGCCAGCGTCAGGAAAGACCTGAGCGCCAGGAACGTGGCGAACGTCCAGAGCGCCCCGAGCGGCAAGGACAAGAACGTCCCGAACGCGCAGAACGTCCTGAGAGGGGCGAGCGTACAGATAAGGGAGAGCGTCCTGAACGGCAGGAGAAATCCGACAAGCCGGAGAAACAGGAGAAGTCCGAACGGCAGCCAAAGCAGCAACAGCAGCCTAAAGAAACACGTCGTGCGGCGTCGCCAGAAGACACGGTGGACATCATCGAAGACGTCAAGGAACTGGCCGAAGCCGGGAACTTGGTGGAAGCGGAAGCCAAGTTGCGCGGACTGCTTGCCGGCGGTTCCTCGGATGCCGATGCTCACTTTCTCATGGGTCTTCTCCAAGATGCCCAAGGAGACGCGGTTAAGGCGATCGCCACTTACCGGCGTGTCGTCCAGCTTGATGGCAATCATCAGGAAGCGGTCAAAATGTTGATCGAACTGGCCGAAATGCAGGGGGATACGGCGGAATTGGAGAAATTGCATGCCAAGATGAACCGCATCTTGCAACGCAACCAGCCGCGTCGTCTGGCAAACAAACCGGAAACAAATCCGTCATAG
- a CDS encoding response regulator: MRGPADYPTMVLLVDDQSIIAEAVRRSLANEPDINFHYCSNPLDAIALSHQIRPTVILLDLVMPELDGLTLLQRFRDDPVTQGVPIIVLSIQDEPTTKSDAFAAGADDYLVKLPNRIELVARIRYHTRGYVGQLQRDEAYRALRESQQQLVDSNTTLISLNQKLEDATKAKSEFLANMSHEVRTPMNGVIGMTALLAETELHAEQRDYVETIRTSAEALLTIINDILDFSKIESGRLEIENHPFEIRTCVEEALELVASKAAEKNLDLACVTDDEVPLMVYGDVTRLRQILVNLVSNAVKFTAKGEVVIYVKNDPDGLHFCVQDTGIGIPKEKQDRLFKSFSQVDGSTTRQFGGTGLGLAICKRLTELMGGKIWVESEGGKGSLFHFTVRAEHADQPYDTVTGTGSALRRKKLLVLEDHAPSCQSLRQMVIPWGMDVDFASDAETLLARLGQAPAPHLLLIDRELPNTQVEKLVTQIRAHEVGVTLPVVLLSVQRLRSSDDVLRGFGITQSVLKPARRSALYESLTRAVSVADAAPKPLASTDLDTTLAAQMPLRILLADDNPVNLKVGQSYLHKMGYRPELAANGFEVLAALEQHPFDLVILDVQMPEMDGFTAAREIRKRYSDDKRPKIIAITGNAMEGDREKCLEAGMDDYISKPVRPKEIEAALRRWGKQKR, encoded by the coding sequence ATGAGGGGACCTGCGGACTATCCTACTATGGTGCTATTGGTGGACGATCAATCCATCATAGCTGAGGCTGTACGCCGCAGTCTCGCCAACGAGCCGGACATCAATTTCCACTACTGCTCCAATCCACTGGATGCCATTGCGCTTTCCCATCAGATCCGTCCCACGGTGATCTTGCTGGATTTGGTGATGCCGGAACTCGATGGCCTTACTTTGTTGCAACGTTTTCGCGATGATCCTGTCACGCAAGGCGTCCCCATCATCGTTCTTTCTATTCAAGACGAGCCGACGACCAAGAGTGATGCGTTCGCAGCCGGTGCGGATGATTATCTGGTCAAACTGCCCAATCGCATCGAACTCGTCGCACGCATCCGCTATCACACGCGCGGTTATGTGGGGCAGTTGCAACGTGATGAAGCGTATCGCGCCTTGCGTGAAAGCCAGCAGCAACTGGTGGACAGCAACACCACGCTCATCTCGCTGAATCAAAAGCTCGAAGACGCCACCAAGGCCAAGTCCGAGTTCCTCGCGAACATGAGCCACGAGGTGCGCACGCCGATGAACGGTGTCATCGGCATGACGGCCTTGCTCGCGGAGACGGAATTGCACGCCGAGCAGCGCGATTATGTTGAAACGATCCGCACCAGCGCGGAAGCGCTGCTGACAATCATCAACGACATTCTTGACTTTTCGAAGATCGAATCTGGACGCCTGGAGATCGAGAATCATCCGTTCGAGATACGTACATGCGTGGAGGAGGCTTTGGAGCTCGTCGCATCCAAAGCAGCGGAGAAGAATCTCGATCTCGCCTGTGTCACAGATGATGAAGTCCCGTTGATGGTTTATGGTGATGTCACACGTCTGCGTCAGATTCTCGTCAACCTCGTCAGCAACGCGGTGAAGTTCACGGCGAAGGGAGAAGTGGTCATTTATGTGAAGAATGACCCGGACGGGCTGCATTTCTGCGTGCAAGACACGGGCATCGGTATTCCGAAAGAGAAGCAGGATCGTCTCTTTAAATCTTTCAGCCAGGTGGATGGTTCCACTACACGCCAGTTCGGCGGCACCGGACTGGGGCTTGCCATCTGCAAACGCCTCACAGAATTGATGGGCGGAAAGATTTGGGTGGAGAGCGAGGGTGGCAAAGGCTCCTTGTTTCATTTCACTGTTCGCGCAGAGCATGCTGATCAACCTTACGATACTGTGACGGGCACGGGCTCGGCATTGCGTCGCAAGAAACTGCTCGTGCTGGAAGACCATGCGCCATCTTGCCAGTCACTGCGCCAGATGGTCATTCCGTGGGGCATGGATGTGGATTTTGCCTCGGATGCTGAGACTTTGCTCGCCCGTCTCGGGCAGGCACCAGCACCGCATCTGCTGTTGATCGATCGCGAATTGCCCAATACGCAAGTGGAGAAACTGGTCACACAGATCCGCGCTCATGAGGTCGGCGTGACATTGCCTGTCGTGTTGTTGTCCGTTCAACGCCTGCGAAGTTCAGATGATGTTTTGCGCGGGTTTGGCATCACGCAAAGTGTTCTGAAACCCGCCCGCCGTTCCGCGCTTTACGAATCGTTGACCCGAGCTGTTTCCGTGGCAGATGCTGCGCCCAAGCCGCTCGCCAGTACAGATCTGGATACGACTTTGGCTGCGCAAATGCCTTTGCGCATCTTGCTGGCGGATGACAATCCGGTGAACTTGAAGGTGGGGCAGTCTTATCTGCACAAGATGGGTTATCGTCCTGAACTGGCCGCGAATGGTTTCGAAGTGCTCGCTGCACTGGAGCAGCATCCGTTTGATCTCGTGATCCTTGACGTGCAAATGCCCGAGATGGACGGGTTCACCGCCGCACGTGAGATCCGTAAGCGCTATTCGGATGATAAACGTCCGAAGATCATCGCCATCACCGGCAACGCAATGGAAGGCGACCGCGAGAAATGCCTCGAAGCGGGGATGGATGATTACATCAGCAAACCCGTCCGCCCGAAGGAAATCGAGGCAGCGTTAAGGCGTTGGGGGAAGCAGAAGCGGTAA
- the rsfS gene encoding ribosome silencing factor produces the protein MESKKLALACREYADNRKAENMVILDMRPVSTIADYFVIVTGTSEPHLRAISDEIETKVQENFGVRPRAVDGTIQGAWMVLDYFDVIVHIMRNDARERYDIESLWNDAPRLDVAKELAATAEPVPTAEETSSSKPKKKAAAKKTTVKKAAKKAAKKKSAE, from the coding sequence ATGGAATCGAAGAAGCTGGCGCTCGCTTGCCGCGAGTATGCTGACAACCGCAAAGCGGAGAACATGGTGATCCTGGACATGCGTCCGGTATCCACCATCGCGGACTATTTTGTCATCGTCACGGGTACCAGCGAGCCGCACCTGCGCGCCATCTCCGACGAGATCGAGACGAAGGTGCAGGAAAATTTCGGTGTCCGCCCCCGCGCTGTCGATGGCACCATCCAAGGTGCTTGGATGGTCTTGGACTACTTCGATGTCATCGTGCACATCATGCGCAACGACGCGCGTGAGCGTTACGACATCGAGAGTCTGTGGAACGATGCGCCCCGTCTGGATGTCGCCAAGGAATTGGCAGCTACAGCTGAACCCGTTCCGACAGCTGAAGAAACGTCGTCATCCAAGCCGAAGAAAAAAGCTGCCGCCAAAAAGACGACGGTGAAGAAGGCGGCGAAAAAAGCGGCCAAGAAAAAGAGCGCGGAGTAA
- the nadD gene encoding nicotinate-nucleotide adenylyltransferase: protein MKRIGLFGGSFDPVHCGHLLMARAAMEEAHLERMIFIPAAKSPFKPDSVYTQTELRAAMLRLALAGQPEFEVDEFEMNRGGVSYTIDTVQEFQRRYPGTQFSYLIGADHVPLLPKWRNAPELAKLVEFLVIPRPGEPPAPLPEPFRGQVLKGFPFGVSSTKIRERVKAGLPIDHLVPAVVAESIRNNRLYL from the coding sequence ATGAAGCGTATCGGCCTCTTTGGCGGTTCGTTTGATCCCGTGCATTGCGGGCATCTGCTCATGGCCCGTGCCGCCATGGAAGAGGCGCATTTGGAGCGGATGATCTTCATCCCCGCCGCCAAGTCGCCCTTCAAGCCGGACAGTGTTTATACACAGACGGAATTGCGGGCGGCGATGTTGCGGCTGGCCCTGGCCGGGCAACCTGAATTCGAGGTGGATGAGTTTGAGATGAACCGTGGCGGGGTGTCTTACACCATCGATACGGTGCAGGAGTTTCAGCGGCGTTATCCCGGCACCCAGTTCTCCTACCTTATAGGGGCTGATCATGTGCCGTTGCTGCCTAAGTGGCGAAATGCACCGGAACTGGCCAAATTGGTGGAGTTTCTGGTCATCCCACGACCGGGAGAACCTCCGGCACCCCTGCCTGAACCGTTCCGCGGACAGGTCTTGAAAGGGTTCCCATTCGGCGTTTCTTCCACGAAAATCCGGGAACGTGTGAAGGCCGGTTTGCCGATTGACCATTTGGTGCCCGCCGTGGTCGCCGAAAGCATCCGTAATAATCGGCTTTATCTTTAA
- a CDS encoding carbon starvation CstA family protein — protein sequence MKNALKLFGWLAVVLLGVFAYATIAFKRGEPINSAYILIAAVCSYAIGYRFYSKWIAAKVLMLNDRRATPCEVQDDGKDFVKTNKWIVFGHHFAAISGPGPLVGPVLAAQFGYLPGALWILIGVVLGGAVQDFVILFSSMRRNGKSLGQMVKEELNTTAGYIAMFAILAIMVILLAVLALIVVKALAESPWGVFTVGATIPIAMFMGCYLRFIRAGKVMEVTVIGIILLFFAVWGGKFVHEHPTWAKALTFTAEPLAWSVIVYGLAASVLPVWLLLAPRDYLSTFMKLGTIFSLAVGILIVLPVLHMPAVTPFADNGEGLVFAGKLFPFCFITIACGAISGFHTLISSGTTPKIITREGYARPIGYGAMCLESLVAIMALIAACTLDPGVYFAMNMKGTPEATAATVTAAGYPVTVEQMEKEAKDIGEHTLFGRTGGAATLAVGMAHIFAKVVGHKWLDLWYHFAIMFEALFILTTIDAGTRVGRYLLQDLLGHVWKPLGDTKSTFSNFFASVLLVIGWGYFLIQGVRDPLGGINSLWPLFGIANQLLAGIALCLATTVILKMQLNPPAAGPDNPKPAPGKPIYALVTIIPLIWLMTVTMTAGYQKMFHESPKIGFLSQARSLDEKLPKLQEALEGAKTLGEAKAIAAAEKAVKENRILHFNQMLDTVVTGAFLVMVAIIIIMCVREWTLLFARKKIAQLQENPPVWLPEYAVVEGKPFNWFGLASLIFLMIRELSTEAAIEREQQRVVYECAPTEGSKVAVSLSGGSNLPQVAEPLTAGEAYEKVTERRYEGVTRCC from the coding sequence ATGAAGAACGCACTTAAGTTATTCGGTTGGCTGGCCGTTGTGTTGCTGGGTGTCTTTGCCTACGCCACCATCGCTTTCAAACGAGGTGAGCCGATCAATTCGGCCTACATCCTCATCGCCGCCGTCTGTTCCTACGCCATCGGCTACCGCTTTTACTCCAAATGGATCGCGGCCAAGGTGCTCATGCTCAATGACCGCCGTGCGACTCCATGCGAGGTTCAGGACGATGGCAAAGACTTCGTGAAGACGAATAAGTGGATCGTCTTCGGCCACCACTTCGCGGCCATCTCCGGCCCGGGGCCACTGGTCGGTCCGGTGTTGGCGGCACAATTCGGCTATCTGCCGGGTGCTTTGTGGATCTTGATCGGTGTGGTCTTGGGCGGCGCGGTGCAGGATTTTGTTATCTTGTTCAGCTCTATGCGACGGAATGGTAAGTCGCTGGGCCAGATGGTGAAGGAGGAGTTGAACACCACGGCGGGTTACATCGCGATGTTCGCGATTCTGGCCATCATGGTGATTCTCCTCGCCGTGTTGGCGCTCATCGTGGTGAAAGCGCTCGCAGAGAGCCCATGGGGCGTGTTCACGGTGGGAGCCACGATTCCGATCGCCATGTTTATGGGATGCTACTTGCGTTTCATCCGCGCGGGCAAGGTGATGGAGGTCACTGTCATCGGTATCATCTTGCTCTTCTTCGCGGTGTGGGGCGGCAAGTTTGTACATGAACATCCCACTTGGGCGAAGGCACTGACATTCACGGCGGAACCGCTGGCGTGGTCAGTGATCGTTTACGGCTTGGCGGCGAGTGTGTTGCCGGTGTGGCTGTTGCTTGCACCGCGCGATTACCTCAGCACGTTCATGAAGCTGGGCACGATTTTCTCGCTGGCCGTCGGCATTCTCATCGTGCTGCCGGTCTTGCATATGCCGGCCGTCACACCGTTTGCAGACAATGGTGAGGGTTTGGTTTTCGCGGGCAAATTGTTCCCGTTCTGTTTTATCACCATTGCGTGTGGCGCTATCTCGGGTTTCCACACGCTCATCTCCAGCGGCACGACACCGAAGATCATCACGCGTGAAGGTTATGCACGGCCTATCGGTTACGGCGCGATGTGCTTGGAATCTCTCGTGGCTATCATGGCGCTTATCGCTGCATGCACACTGGATCCTGGGGTTTACTTCGCCATGAACATGAAGGGCACGCCGGAAGCGACTGCGGCTACGGTCACAGCGGCGGGCTATCCCGTTACGGTGGAGCAAATGGAGAAAGAGGCGAAGGACATCGGTGAACACACGCTCTTTGGCCGCACTGGTGGTGCCGCCACTCTCGCCGTCGGCATGGCGCACATCTTCGCAAAAGTCGTCGGCCATAAGTGGCTCGATCTCTGGTATCACTTCGCGATCATGTTTGAGGCGCTCTTCATTCTTACCACCATCGATGCCGGTACGCGTGTAGGACGATATTTGTTACAAGACCTGTTAGGACACGTGTGGAAACCCTTGGGAGACACCAAGAGCACCTTCTCCAATTTCTTTGCCAGCGTGTTGCTCGTGATCGGTTGGGGGTACTTCCTGATCCAAGGTGTGCGTGATCCTTTGGGCGGCATCAACTCGCTCTGGCCGCTGTTCGGTATCGCGAACCAGTTGCTGGCGGGTATCGCTCTGTGTCTGGCCACAACGGTGATCCTGAAGATGCAGTTGAATCCTCCCGCTGCCGGACCGGATAATCCGAAACCCGCTCCGGGCAAGCCTATCTACGCACTCGTCACTATCATTCCATTGATCTGGTTGATGACGGTGACGATGACGGCGGGTTATCAGAAGATGTTCCACGAAAGCCCGAAGATCGGTTTCCTCTCCCAAGCCAGATCGTTGGATGAAAAGTTGCCGAAACTGCAAGAAGCCTTGGAAGGGGCTAAGACCTTGGGTGAAGCCAAGGCCATCGCCGCCGCCGAGAAAGCGGTGAAGGAAAACCGCATCCTGCACTTCAACCAGATGCTGGATACGGTTGTGACCGGTGCTTTCCTCGTGATGGTGGCTATCATCATCATCATGTGCGTGCGTGAGTGGACGCTGCTGTTCGCACGGAAGAAGATCGCGCAGCTGCAGGAGAACCCTCCGGTGTGGTTGCCGGAGTATGCTGTGGTGGAAGGCAAGCCGTTCAACTGGTTTGGCCTAGCCTCGCTCATTTTCCTGATGATCCGGGAACTTTCCACGGAAGCGGCGATTGAGCGCGAACAACAACGCGTCGTTTACGAATGCGCTCCAACGGAAGGCAGCAAAGTCGCTGTCAGCCTGAGCGGTGGCAGCAACCTGCCGCAAGTGGCCGAACCGCTGACGGCTGGCGAAGCCTACGAGAAAGTGACGGAACGCCGTTACGAAGGCGTGACCCGCTGCTGCTGA
- a CDS encoding acyl-CoA dehydrogenase family protein produces the protein MKTLETHEPETKTSENTPLIDTSKMSDGQRAALEMTEAAREPERNRATYASGLFMGETKFDEAFPFPEQTHEDRDQGDAFLLHLGDFLRHYVNPDEIDRTGEIPQHVILGLKEMGAFGIKISHRYGGLGLSQTNYCRAAEMLGSYCGNLTALISAHQSIGVPQPLILFGTEEQKKRFLPRIAKGEISAFALTETGVGSDPARMQTRAEPTEDGRYFVINGEKLWCTNGTKAGLIVVMAKTPAADGKGRDQVTAFIVDMRSVGIEVVRRCHFMGLRALYNGVIRFTNVKVPRENILLGEGKGLKVALSTLNTGRLTLPAACTGLAKRCLQISREWAKEREQWGAPIGKHAAIADKIARMAADVFAMEAMTLMTASKVDKDKHADIRVEAAMCKLWGTERAWEMVNDTMQIRGGRGFETAASLQARGEKPVAVERMLRDSRINTIFEGSSEIMRLFIAREALDPHLRAGGAVLNTRLSMKERVKAAMKAGVFYAKWYPKQWLPLGNGNTPKLLSPLDAHLSYVRRTGRKLGRALFHAMVRFGPKLEKQQVLLGRFVDIGTELFAMTATLSRAQSVWETEHREEVLELADCFCRNARLRIARLFTALHENADRGNHKLAQGVTEGKYEWLEQGILKNDK, from the coding sequence ATGAAAACCCTGGAGACTCACGAGCCTGAGACGAAAACGTCAGAAAACACGCCGTTGATCGATACCTCGAAGATGTCGGATGGACAACGTGCGGCCTTGGAGATGACGGAGGCAGCGCGTGAACCAGAGCGCAATCGTGCGACCTATGCGAGCGGGCTGTTCATGGGCGAGACGAAGTTCGATGAAGCGTTTCCGTTCCCCGAGCAAACCCATGAAGATCGAGACCAAGGCGATGCCTTCTTGCTGCATCTGGGTGATTTTTTGCGCCACTACGTGAACCCGGATGAGATTGATCGCACGGGTGAGATTCCACAGCACGTCATCCTTGGGCTTAAAGAAATGGGAGCATTCGGCATCAAGATATCACATCGCTACGGCGGTTTGGGTTTGTCGCAAACAAATTACTGTCGTGCAGCGGAGATGTTGGGCAGTTATTGCGGGAACCTCACGGCACTCATATCGGCGCATCAATCTATCGGCGTGCCGCAACCGCTCATTCTTTTCGGCACGGAAGAGCAAAAGAAACGGTTTCTGCCGCGTATCGCGAAAGGGGAAATCTCGGCTTTTGCGCTGACGGAAACAGGTGTTGGCTCCGATCCGGCGCGGATGCAAACCCGCGCGGAACCGACGGAGGATGGTCGTTATTTTGTTATCAACGGCGAAAAACTTTGGTGCACGAACGGAACGAAAGCGGGATTGATCGTGGTGATGGCGAAGACGCCAGCGGCCGATGGTAAAGGGCGCGATCAGGTCACGGCCTTCATCGTAGACATGCGTTCGGTGGGCATCGAAGTGGTGCGGCGCTGTCACTTCATGGGGTTGCGGGCGCTATATAATGGCGTCATCCGCTTCACGAATGTGAAGGTGCCACGGGAAAACATTTTGCTCGGGGAGGGCAAGGGTTTGAAAGTGGCGCTTTCCACTTTGAACACAGGACGCCTGACATTGCCTGCGGCTTGCACGGGTTTGGCGAAACGGTGTCTGCAAATCTCGCGCGAATGGGCGAAGGAACGCGAGCAATGGGGCGCGCCCATCGGCAAGCATGCAGCCATTGCGGACAAGATCGCACGTATGGCGGCGGATGTATTCGCCATGGAAGCGATGACATTGATGACCGCGAGCAAGGTGGATAAGGACAAGCATGCGGACATCCGCGTGGAAGCGGCGATGTGCAAGCTCTGGGGGACTGAGCGCGCGTGGGAGATGGTGAATGATACCATGCAGATCCGCGGCGGACGCGGCTTTGAGACAGCGGCATCCCTGCAAGCGCGTGGAGAAAAACCGGTCGCGGTAGAGCGCATGCTACGGGACAGCCGGATCAATACGATCTTTGAAGGTTCCAGCGAGATCATGCGGCTCTTCATCGCGCGTGAGGCGCTGGATCCGCATCTGCGTGCGGGTGGAGCGGTGTTGAACACGCGTCTCTCAATGAAGGAACGCGTAAAAGCGGCGATGAAGGCGGGAGTCTTCTACGCGAAGTGGTATCCGAAGCAATGGCTGCCATTGGGTAATGGCAACACCCCGAAGCTGTTGTCACCGCTAGATGCGCACCTGAGTTATGTGCGGCGCACAGGGCGCAAGCTGGGACGGGCGCTCTTCCACGCGATGGTGCGGTTCGGTCCAAAGCTGGAGAAGCAACAAGTGTTGCTGGGCCGGTTCGTGGATATCGGCACGGAACTCTTTGCGATGACGGCGACGTTATCGCGTGCACAAAGCGTGTGGGAAACGGAGCATCGCGAGGAAGTGTTGGAGCTGGCGGATTGCTTCTGCCGGAATGCGCGGCTGCGGATCGCGAGATTGTTCACGGCGTTGCATGAGAATGCGGACCGGGGAAATCACAAGTTGGCGCAGGGGGTGACGGAGGGAAAGTATGAGTGGTTGGAACAAGGCATATTGAAGAATGACAAATGA